The following proteins are co-located in the Delphinus delphis chromosome 5, mDelDel1.2, whole genome shotgun sequence genome:
- the LOC132425673 gene encoding ribosomal protein eL22-like 1, translated as MAVKKDKKPKKSTWKFNLDLTHPEQFLREKVKVNGKSGNFGNVVHIERFKSKITVASEKQFSKRYLKYLTKKYLKKNNLRDWLRVVASDKETYELRYFQISQDEDGSESED; from the exons ATGGCCGTGAAGAAAGACAAGAAGCCTAAGAAGTCAACCTGGAAGTTTAATTTGGACCTTACTCATCCA gaACAGTTTCTACGGGAGAAGGTTAAAGTGAATGGAAAAAGTGGAAATTTTGGGAATGTCGTTCACATTGAACGCTTCAAGAGTAAAATCACAGTTGCTTCTGAGAAACAGTTCTCTAAAAGGTATTTGAAATACCTCACCAAGAAATACCTTAAGAAGAACAATCTTCGTGATTGGCTTCGTGTGGTTGCATCCGACAAGGAGACTTATGAACTTCGTTACTTCCAGATTAGTCAAGATGAAGATGGATCCGAGTCTGAGGACTAG